From Methanoculleus oceani, a single genomic window includes:
- a CDS encoding tubulin/FtsZ family protein produces MRVLTIGLGGAGSRIVDNLYDHDRRSRICCMNAVAIDIDPNSLLQLRYLPDPARIFFPRVDIADHAEVTDVIDIEEVMTRLQSLDTMEIDAILLCCGLGGSVIDIAPPIIEEIRKSYVEPIFALAILPCLEEGKRVSAKAADDLDVLQGLADAVILFDNETWSQKIRAAIAAAEAENTGVMSQLRQTPGASDPRSQYNMLNERIARQIGLLLRAGEFNEFGLDVAEIVLDAGEVLNTLKGNGFVAVGYAAERLPTGWLNFLHRRQSLKYFIEGSQEKAARIISLAKKAVYDEVSVPCDLTSADKALVLIAGPSAELSMKGFQTVRKWIDRSIAGLEMRSGDYPVKNTSFVGIIIVLSGLSNIPRVEELRDIRTEYRLECEEERLRAEEEARLHDEEAAGVSGAGAGVPEEDDAPGFASPIESAFLEESGYMKEPSTPERDEMIMLPGSGGSGPKRRDDTIDMLPRAGKQQDDGAVILPPKQGGREIDLTGSASVTSSVPAPKNSTFGLKGISIDKAAPKDDAITYSASLKPVQRPKDGSLAGDTVMLDSGTQRPKDGVFTGDKVALDRGMQRPSDALFEEFGLRMRGTAPTPKDAQMDQTGRGFGRPGPRPKEVDPSRGRLEVIDAAARQKSKDGEKKPDDDPDDGITWIR; encoded by the coding sequence ATGCGAGTGCTGACGATCGGGTTAGGTGGCGCCGGGTCAAGGATTGTGGACAACCTCTACGACCACGACCGGCGAAGCAGGATCTGCTGCATGAATGCGGTAGCAATCGACATCGACCCGAACTCCCTGCTGCAACTCCGCTACCTCCCGGACCCGGCCAGGATCTTCTTCCCGCGGGTCGATATCGCGGATCACGCCGAGGTCACGGACGTGATCGACATCGAGGAGGTGATGACCCGGCTCCAGAGTCTGGATACGATGGAGATCGACGCCATCCTCCTCTGCTGCGGGCTCGGGGGCAGCGTCATCGATATCGCGCCGCCCATCATCGAAGAGATCCGGAAGTCCTACGTGGAGCCGATCTTCGCTCTCGCCATACTGCCGTGCCTGGAGGAGGGGAAACGGGTCTCGGCCAAGGCCGCCGACGACCTCGACGTGCTCCAGGGGCTCGCCGATGCCGTCATTCTCTTCGACAACGAGACCTGGTCGCAGAAGATCCGGGCGGCCATAGCTGCGGCCGAGGCTGAGAACACCGGCGTCATGAGCCAGCTGCGCCAGACCCCCGGGGCATCCGACCCGCGATCGCAGTATAACATGCTCAACGAGCGGATTGCCCGGCAGATCGGCCTGCTCCTTCGTGCCGGAGAGTTCAACGAATTCGGGCTCGACGTCGCCGAGATCGTCCTGGATGCCGGAGAGGTCCTCAACACCCTGAAAGGAAACGGTTTCGTAGCGGTCGGCTACGCCGCCGAACGCCTGCCGACCGGATGGCTGAACTTCCTCCACCGGCGACAGTCGCTGAAGTACTTCATTGAGGGGTCGCAGGAGAAGGCCGCCCGGATCATTTCACTCGCCAAAAAAGCGGTCTATGATGAGGTATCGGTTCCCTGCGACCTCACGAGCGCCGACAAGGCACTGGTGCTGATCGCCGGGCCTTCGGCCGAACTCTCGATGAAGGGGTTTCAGACCGTCCGGAAGTGGATCGACCGGAGCATCGCCGGGCTCGAGATGCGGTCCGGCGATTACCCGGTGAAGAACACATCGTTTGTCGGGATCATCATCGTGCTCTCGGGACTCTCCAACATCCCCCGCGTCGAGGAACTCCGGGATATCCGGACGGAATACCGGCTTGAATGCGAGGAAGAACGACTGAGGGCCGAAGAGGAGGCGCGGCTGCACGATGAGGAAGCGGCCGGGGTATCGGGTGCCGGCGCCGGGGTGCCGGAGGAGGACGATGCCCCGGGCTTTGCTTCCCCCATCGAATCAGCATTTCTGGAGGAGAGTGGATACATGAAGGAACCTTCTACACCAGAGAGGGATGAGATGATCATGCTCCCGGGCAGCGGCGGGAGCGGCCCGAAGCGCAGGGACGATACCATCGATATGCTCCCGAGAGCCGGGAAGCAACAGGACGACGGCGCCGTCATCCTCCCCCCGAAACAGGGCGGGAGGGAGATTGACCTCACCGGGTCCGCCTCGGTCACCTCGTCTGTGCCTGCGCCGAAGAACTCCACCTTCGGCCTGAAGGGGATCAGCATCGATAAGGCCGCCCCGAAAGACGATGCCATAACATACTCCGCATCCTTAAAACCGGTGCAGCGCCCGAAGGACGGGTCGCTCGCCGGCGATACGGTGATGCTGGACAGCGGGACGCAGCGGCCGAAGGACGGGGTGTTCACCGGCGATAAGGTCGCGCTCGACCGCGGGATGCAACGGCCGAGCGACGCCCTTTTCGAGGAGTTCGGTCTGCGCATGCGCGGGACGGCCCCCACACCGAAGGATGCCCAGATGGACCAGACAGGTCGGGGATTCGGCCGGCCCGGTCCCCGCCCGAAGGA
- a CDS encoding 5,10-methylenetetrahydromethanopterin reductase, whose translation MRCIALTTYGIEFVPGAINVKQVVNYTKLAESKDIDYAWITNHYNNRHAYPTLAMIAANTDSIKMGPGIMNTFTDTPAAIASFMATLNEISDGRAVLGIGPGDLSTLPKLAIDPVKPVGHLKEGVEQIRKLLAGEEVKKTGNMEFFDYDGAKLTGVTLPGKKGIPVYIGAQGPKVLELAGTIGDGALINASNPKDFQVAIPIIKKAMEAVDKKKFDVGAYTAMSIDMDEKKARNAAKIVAAFIAAGSPPDLLKRHGLNLDNVAKIKEALGRFDFKTVGGLVGDAEIDAFTIAGTPDMVKQKCEDLAKSGVTQIIFGSPLGPDMTNSIRLLGKYIV comes from the coding sequence ATGAGGTGCATAGCCTTGACTACATATGGAATTGAATTTGTGCCCGGAGCAATCAACGTCAAGCAGGTGGTGAACTACACCAAGCTCGCAGAGTCGAAGGATATTGACTACGCTTGGATCACCAACCACTACAACAACCGTCATGCATACCCGACCCTCGCCATGATCGCGGCAAACACCGACTCGATCAAGATGGGACCCGGTATCATGAACACGTTCACCGACACCCCGGCAGCCATCGCATCCTTCATGGCTACCTTAAACGAGATCTCCGACGGACGTGCAGTCCTCGGTATCGGACCCGGTGACCTCTCGACCCTCCCGAAGCTCGCGATCGACCCCGTAAAGCCCGTCGGCCACTTAAAAGAGGGCGTCGAGCAGATCCGGAAACTCCTCGCCGGTGAAGAGGTCAAGAAGACCGGCAACATGGAGTTCTTCGACTACGACGGCGCCAAGCTGACCGGCGTCACCCTGCCCGGTAAGAAGGGCATCCCGGTCTACATCGGTGCCCAGGGTCCCAAGGTGCTCGAGCTCGCCGGAACGATCGGCGACGGCGCCCTGATCAACGCCTCGAACCCCAAGGACTTCCAGGTCGCCATCCCGATCATCAAGAAGGCGATGGAAGCAGTCGACAAGAAGAAGTTCGACGTCGGCGCCTACACCGCCATGTCCATTGACATGGACGAGAAGAAGGCCCGGAACGCCGCAAAGATCGTTGCCGCATTCATCGCCGCCGGCTCCCCGCCCGACCTCCTCAAGCGCCACGGACTCAACCTGGACAACGTCGCGAAGATCAAGGAAGCGCTCGGACGCTTCGACTTCAAGACCGTCGGCGGACTCGTCGGCGACGCGGAGATCGACGCCTTCACCATCGCCGGAACCCCCGACATGGTCAAGCAGAAGTGCGAAGACCTCGCAAAGTCCGGAGTTACCCAGATCATCTTCGGCTCGCCGCTCGGCCCCGACATGACCAACTCCATCCGCCTCCTCGGCAAGTACATTGTCTGA
- a CDS encoding galactose-1-phosphate uridylyltransferase gives MRGMFTIREIRTERGVLQYRRESLTGIRCRISPVRVERQIDTAPAMPDSRDGCPFCPDAIAVSTPTFEDGSRLRSGESVTFPNLYPFAERHVVTVITPDHAAGRFEKRCLADAISGTAEALGRAPGYASINWNYLPSAGASIVHPHLQGIADPEPTRLADLYITGGRRYLADHGRLYWEDLVEGERCSERFLFEDEIFWSANPVPLGEREVRGILPVSTLAEFGPYIGPLADGILRVIDFYRSLGTHAFNASIFFDAPGKGGQGHRAFCSIIARLNPNSLSMCDSAFMERLHLEPVVLTLPEALGALFREKG, from the coding sequence ATGAGGGGCATGTTTACCATTCGTGAGATCCGAACCGAACGGGGGGTTCTCCAGTACCGCCGGGAGTCGCTCACCGGCATCCGGTGCCGGATCAGTCCCGTCCGGGTTGAGAGGCAGATCGACACCGCCCCTGCCATGCCGGACTCCCGCGACGGCTGCCCGTTCTGCCCCGATGCCATAGCCGTCTCCACCCCGACGTTCGAGGACGGCAGCCGTCTCCGGTCCGGTGAGAGCGTGACGTTCCCCAACCTCTACCCCTTCGCAGAGCGTCACGTGGTTACGGTGATCACGCCCGATCACGCGGCCGGCAGGTTTGAGAAGAGGTGCCTCGCCGACGCCATATCCGGCACGGCAGAAGCCCTGGGCCGGGCTCCGGGATACGCGAGCATCAACTGGAATTACCTCCCGTCGGCAGGCGCGAGCATCGTCCACCCCCACCTGCAGGGCATCGCCGACCCGGAGCCCACCCGCCTCGCGGACCTCTACATCACCGGCGGCCGCCGGTACCTCGCCGACCACGGTCGTCTCTACTGGGAAGACCTGGTGGAGGGCGAGCGCTGCTCCGAGCGGTTCCTCTTCGAGGACGAGATCTTCTGGTCGGCAAACCCCGTCCCCCTCGGTGAACGGGAGGTGCGGGGAATCCTTCCTGTGTCGACGCTTGCCGAGTTCGGGCCGTACATAGGGCCGCTGGCCGACGGGATCCTCCGGGTCATCGATTTCTACCGGTCCCTCGGCACCCATGCCTTCAACGCCTCGATCTTCTTTGACGCCCCGGGGAAAGGGGGGCAGGGCCACCGTGCTTTCTGTTCCATCATCGCACGGTTAAACCCGAACAGCCTCTCCATGTGCGACTCGGCGTTCATGGAGCGGCTGCACCTGGAGCCGGTCGTCCTGACGCTTCCCGAGGCCCTGGGCGCGCTCTTTCGGGAGAAAGGTTGA
- a CDS encoding aldehyde dehydrogenase family protein — MTEPRGFLVGGEWRTSTEILEVRFPYTGETVGRVCLAGSKDVEDALRSAESDFSLTRRLPAHRRSEILYALAGLIRERSEELIGTIVLEAGKTRALAENEVLRAKATIEVSAEEARRIDGTILPLDWNAAGEGRVGCLRRFPLGPVLAITPFNFPLNLACHKLGPAIAAGDSVILKPASATPISALMLGEMALEAGFPAEAISVVPCRPDVAERMVRDGRIACVSFTGSPAVGWHLREIAGRKRVGLELGGNAAVIVHSDGDIPFAVGRIVAGGFSNAGQTCISVQRVYLHRPIYDEALALLVDRVRALTVGDPREPGTDVGPMISESAARAAFAKVQEAVEGGAGVLAGGTRNGPFVMPTVLLDTTAEMRVNRTEVFAPVVTVTPYDTFEEAIALANDSEYGLQAGIFTHDARRIAQAFAELRVGGLVANDVSTFRMDHAPYCGVRGSGIGREGPKYAIEEMTEERMMVFSP, encoded by the coding sequence ATGACAGAGCCGCGCGGATTCCTGGTCGGCGGAGAATGGCGAACGAGCACCGAGATCCTGGAGGTTCGTTTCCCCTACACCGGGGAGACCGTCGGGCGGGTCTGCCTTGCCGGGAGCAAGGATGTCGAGGACGCCCTCCGTTCTGCGGAGAGTGATTTCTCCCTCACCCGGCGCCTTCCTGCTCACCGCCGCTCGGAGATCCTCTATGCCCTTGCCGGTCTCATCCGGGAACGGTCTGAAGAACTCATCGGGACGATCGTCCTCGAAGCGGGAAAGACCCGTGCTCTCGCAGAGAACGAGGTTTTGCGCGCGAAAGCAACGATCGAAGTCTCCGCCGAGGAAGCGCGCAGGATCGACGGCACGATCCTCCCCCTCGACTGGAACGCGGCCGGCGAAGGGCGGGTCGGCTGCCTCCGTCGGTTCCCGCTCGGCCCGGTGCTCGCGATCACGCCGTTCAACTTTCCGCTCAACCTCGCCTGCCACAAACTGGGGCCGGCCATCGCCGCCGGAGACTCCGTCATCCTCAAACCCGCGTCGGCAACCCCGATCTCCGCGCTGATGCTCGGCGAGATGGCGCTCGAAGCCGGGTTCCCTGCCGAAGCGATCAGCGTCGTCCCCTGCCGTCCCGACGTCGCCGAACGGATGGTGCGGGACGGCCGGATCGCGTGCGTGAGTTTCACCGGGAGCCCGGCCGTCGGGTGGCACCTGCGGGAGATTGCCGGCCGGAAACGCGTCGGGCTGGAACTCGGCGGCAACGCGGCCGTGATCGTCCACTCTGACGGCGATATCCCCTTCGCGGTCGGCCGTATCGTTGCCGGCGGGTTCTCGAACGCCGGCCAGACCTGCATCTCGGTGCAGCGGGTCTATCTTCACCGGCCGATCTATGATGAGGCGCTCGCGCTGCTCGTCGACCGGGTCCGTGCCCTTACAGTCGGCGACCCGCGCGAGCCCGGCACCGACGTGGGGCCGATGATATCGGAGTCCGCCGCTCGAGCGGCGTTTGCGAAGGTGCAGGAAGCGGTGGAGGGGGGCGCCGGGGTGCTCGCCGGGGGAACCCGCAACGGGCCGTTCGTCATGCCGACGGTCCTTCTCGATACGACAGCGGAGATGCGGGTGAACCGGACCGAGGTCTTCGCCCCGGTGGTGACGGTCACCCCCTACGATACCTTCGAGGAAGCGATCGCACTCGCGAACGACTCCGAATACGGACTGCAGGCGGGTATCTTCACCCACGATGCTCGGCGGATCGCACAGGCGTTCGCCGAGCTCCGTGTCGGCGGCCTGGTGGCCAACGATGTCTCAACGTTCCGGATGGACCACGCCCCGTACTGCGGGGTCAGGGGATCGGGCATCGGGCGCGAAGGACCGAAGTATGCAATCGAGGAGATGACGGAAGAGCGGATGATGGTCTTCTCTCCGTAG
- a CDS encoding F420-dependent methylenetetrahydromethanopterin dehydrogenase produces the protein MVVKVGIAKLGNIASGVMGELLLDERADREDIITFMATSGTKLQPEDIDRVVSNMKAWGPDFCVVVSPNGVLPGPTQAREDLAKAGIPCVVITDDVTTKKEQFEALKASNFGYIIMKADAMIGARREFLDPIEMADYNGNLVKVLALTGAFRKMQMELDKVIDQVKAGKKGADLALPKVVMTSDKAVEGEFTNPYALAKARAAYEIAQAVAGVNVKGCFMTKEWEKYIPIVASAHEMMRQAMFLCEEARTLDKGMDAVIRKPHKKTGEIVSKTTLVSKPE, from the coding sequence GTGGTTGTTAAAGTAGGAATTGCGAAACTGGGAAATATCGCCAGTGGTGTAATGGGTGAACTCCTTCTCGATGAGCGCGCCGACCGTGAGGACATCATCACCTTCATGGCGACCTCCGGTACGAAGCTGCAGCCCGAGGATATCGACCGTGTTGTCAGCAATATGAAAGCATGGGGCCCGGACTTCTGTGTCGTCGTCTCACCGAACGGCGTCCTCCCCGGACCCACCCAGGCCCGCGAGGACCTTGCAAAGGCCGGAATCCCCTGCGTCGTCATCACCGACGATGTCACTACCAAGAAGGAGCAGTTCGAAGCGCTCAAGGCGAGCAACTTCGGCTACATCATCATGAAGGCCGACGCCATGATCGGCGCCCGCCGTGAGTTCCTCGACCCCATCGAGATGGCGGACTACAACGGGAACCTCGTCAAGGTGCTTGCCCTCACCGGCGCGTTCCGCAAGATGCAGATGGAACTCGACAAGGTGATCGACCAGGTGAAGGCGGGCAAGAAGGGCGCGGACCTCGCGCTGCCGAAAGTCGTCATGACCTCCGACAAGGCTGTCGAAGGCGAGTTCACCAACCCCTACGCGCTCGCGAAGGCCCGTGCTGCCTACGAGATCGCACAGGCGGTTGCAGGCGTCAACGTCAAGGGCTGCTTCATGACGAAGGAGTGGGAGAAATACATCCCGATCGTCGCGAGCGCCCACGAGATGATGCGCCAGGCGATGTTCCTCTGCGAGGAGGCCCGCACCCTCGACAAGGGCATGGACGCTGTCATCCGGAAGCCGCACAAGAAGACCGGCGAGATCGTCTCCAAGACGACGCTCGTCAGCAAGCCCGAGTAA
- a CDS encoding Tfx family DNA-binding protein, giving the protein MKQGLLTDRQKEVLRYRKKGLTQQQIAEIIHTSKANVCTIEKAALENISRARETLEFLYTLDAVHLCTLQSGLDLLKAPEIIYAEAEKKGLKVKYDTISLINRLRDANPERFRGRQVREDVEIYINKDGDLYFG; this is encoded by the coding sequence ATGAAACAAGGTCTGCTTACCGATCGCCAGAAAGAAGTGCTGCGTTACCGGAAGAAAGGGTTGACGCAGCAACAGATCGCAGAGATCATTCATACCTCAAAGGCAAACGTCTGCACCATCGAGAAGGCTGCTCTCGAGAACATCTCGCGTGCACGTGAAACGCTTGAATTCCTCTATACCCTTGACGCCGTTCACCTCTGCACGCTTCAGAGCGGCCTCGACCTGCTCAAGGCCCCCGAGATCATCTATGCTGAAGCCGAGAAGAAGGGATTAAAGGTCAAATACGACACGATCTCGCTCATTAACAGGCTCAGGGACGCCAACCCCGAGCGGTTCAGGGGGAGGCAGGTCCGCGAGGACGTTGAGATCTATATCAACAAAGACGGCGACCTGTATTTCGGGTAA
- a CDS encoding 50S ribosomal protein L3 has protein sequence MPKINRPRRGSLAYSPRKRAKSPVPRYGSWPEYTGAPAVQGFAGYKVGMTHVIMVDDHKSSPTEGKDVMVPVTVVEVPPMRVAGVRAYSEDTYGKHALTEAWTTDLDEELSRRINVPKNHDTAAALDAIKNAVGEGRVAELYALAYTRPMELTGVPKKVPDLMEMRIAGGSLDDQAAYAAEILGKEITISGNLEVGEYVDVTAVTTGKGTEGPVKRWGVQVRKRKHSRGGKKRHIGNLGPWHPHHVRWQVPQSGQMGYQQRTEFNKRILKIGTDGDDITPAGGFLHYGLVRGPYVLIKGSVPGPNKRLVRIRSAIRQGEHTVRTPTISFVSAQSQQG, from the coding sequence ATGCCGAAGATTAACAGACCACGCAGAGGATCCCTCGCGTACAGCCCGAGAAAACGGGCAAAAAGCCCGGTTCCCCGCTACGGCTCATGGCCGGAGTATACGGGAGCCCCGGCCGTCCAGGGATTCGCAGGGTACAAGGTGGGGATGACCCACGTCATCATGGTCGATGACCACAAGAGCAGCCCCACCGAAGGCAAGGATGTGATGGTGCCGGTGACCGTGGTTGAGGTCCCGCCCATGCGGGTGGCAGGCGTGCGCGCATACAGTGAGGACACCTACGGAAAGCATGCGCTGACCGAAGCGTGGACGACCGACCTCGATGAGGAGTTGTCCCGCCGCATCAACGTCCCGAAGAACCACGACACCGCCGCCGCTCTCGACGCCATCAAAAACGCAGTCGGCGAAGGCAGGGTCGCGGAACTCTACGCTCTGGCCTACACCCGGCCCATGGAACTCACCGGCGTCCCGAAGAAGGTCCCCGACCTGATGGAGATGCGGATCGCCGGCGGAAGCCTTGACGACCAGGCTGCTTACGCTGCCGAGATTCTCGGGAAGGAGATCACGATCTCCGGCAACCTCGAGGTCGGCGAATACGTCGACGTGACCGCAGTTACCACCGGCAAGGGCACGGAAGGCCCCGTCAAGCGCTGGGGCGTCCAGGTCCGGAAGCGGAAACACTCCCGCGGCGGCAAGAAGCGTCACATCGGCAACCTCGGTCCGTGGCACCCGCACCATGTTCGGTGGCAGGTCCCGCAGTCGGGCCAGATGGGCTACCAGCAGCGCACCGAGTTCAACAAGCGCATTTTAAAGATCGGCACCGATGGCGACGACATAACGCCGGCAGGCGGATTCCTGCACTACGGCCTTGTGCGCGGTCCCTACGTGCTGATCAAGGGCTCCGTCCCGGGACCGAACAAGCGGCTGGTCCGGATACGCTCCGCGATACGGCAGGGTGAACACACCGTCCGCACGCCGACGATCAGTTTCGTCAGCGCGCAGAGCCAGCAGGGGTGA
- the rpl4p gene encoding 50S ribosomal protein L4 produces the protein MKAQVRTLTGEIAHEIDLPEIFNEAYRPDLIKRAVLALQSTRFQPHGTNPYAGMRTSAESWGSGRGVAQVPRLKNGSRVARVPQATGGRAAHPPKVEKILVKEINRKEKQKAFRSAVAASTYQDLARERGHLFEGDLPLVFEDRFEEITRTGDVISALSALGVYADVERAKSSKKVRAGRGTMRGRRYKQRKSVLIVTGSEPLRAARNLAGVDAVTVNQLNTELLAPGTQAGRLTIWTESAIRRLEEFS, from the coding sequence ATGAAGGCACAGGTTCGAACACTGACAGGCGAGATCGCTCACGAGATCGATCTCCCGGAAATCTTTAACGAAGCGTACAGGCCCGACCTGATTAAGCGGGCAGTCCTCGCGCTCCAGAGCACCCGGTTCCAGCCGCATGGGACAAACCCCTATGCAGGCATGCGCACCTCGGCAGAGTCCTGGGGCAGCGGCCGGGGTGTCGCTCAGGTCCCCCGCTTAAAGAACGGCAGCAGGGTGGCCCGGGTGCCGCAGGCAACCGGCGGGCGTGCAGCGCACCCCCCGAAGGTCGAAAAGATCCTCGTCAAGGAGATCAACCGGAAAGAGAAACAGAAGGCCTTCCGGTCTGCCGTCGCAGCCAGCACCTACCAGGACCTCGCCCGGGAACGCGGGCACCTCTTTGAGGGCGATCTCCCGCTGGTCTTCGAGGACCGGTTCGAAGAGATCACCCGCACAGGCGATGTCATCTCGGCGCTCTCTGCGCTCGGTGTCTATGCCGATGTCGAGCGGGCGAAGAGCAGCAAGAAAGTCCGTGCAGGGCGGGGTACCATGCGTGGCCGCCGCTACAAGCAGCGCAAGAGCGTTCTCATCGTCACCGGGAGCGAGCCGCTCCGGGCAGCCCGGAACCTTGCCGGCGTCGATGCCGTGACGGTCAACCAGCTCAACACCGAACTCTTGGCCCCCGGCACGCAGGCAGGACGCCTGACGATCTGGACTGAGTCTGCAATCAGGAGACTGGAGGAGTTCTCATGA
- a CDS encoding 50S ribosomal protein L23, translated as MILKHPFVTEKATMMLEGESKLQFIVQRDATKQGIKRELQSIFEQEVTSVRTMMTMKGEKKAIVTFADAKAAEEILSRLGIM; from the coding sequence ATGATACTGAAACACCCGTTCGTTACTGAAAAAGCAACGATGATGCTCGAAGGCGAGAGCAAGCTCCAGTTTATCGTGCAGAGGGATGCCACCAAGCAGGGGATCAAGCGTGAGCTTCAGTCGATCTTCGAGCAGGAAGTGACCTCTGTCCGCACAATGATGACCATGAAAGGCGAGAAGAAGGCCATTGTAACGTTTGCGGATGCGAAAGCGGCTGAAGAGATCCTCAGCCGGCTGGGAATAATGTAA
- a CDS encoding 50S ribosomal protein L2: MAHRIIAQSRGKGGPSYRAPSHRYKAELRHVGKNDALVSGVVIDIEHDPARHAPIALTRIENGEKIYVLATEGLGVGDTVSWGPGGAVKNGNTLPLREVPVGAYVCNIEARPNDGGKFVRSSGVQALVIGKADDGRVGVRMPSGKNKWFNGACMATVGIVAGGGRGEKPFVKAGKKHFHVRSSSERWPRVKGVCMNVIDHPFGGGGHQHCGRPKTVSHGTSPGRKVGHIAARRTGKWKK; the protein is encoded by the coding sequence ATGGCACATCGAATTATTGCACAGAGCCGTGGAAAAGGCGGCCCGTCCTACCGTGCACCGTCGCACCGGTATAAGGCCGAACTGCGGCACGTAGGGAAGAATGACGCCCTGGTATCCGGGGTCGTCATCGATATCGAGCACGACCCGGCACGCCACGCACCGATCGCTCTCACCAGGATCGAGAACGGCGAGAAGATCTACGTCCTCGCCACCGAAGGACTCGGTGTCGGAGATACGGTCTCCTGGGGCCCGGGTGGCGCGGTGAAGAACGGCAACACCCTGCCGCTCCGGGAGGTCCCGGTCGGTGCATACGTCTGCAACATCGAGGCCAGGCCCAACGACGGCGGCAAGTTCGTCCGCTCGAGCGGTGTCCAGGCCCTCGTCATCGGTAAGGCCGATGACGGCAGGGTCGGTGTTCGGATGCCGAGCGGCAAGAACAAGTGGTTCAACGGTGCCTGCATGGCAACCGTCGGTATCGTTGCCGGCGGCGGACGGGGCGAAAAACCGTTCGTCAAGGCAGGAAAGAAGCACTTCCACGTCCGGTCCTCCTCCGAGAGGTGGCCTCGCGTCAAGGGTGTCTGCATGAACGTCATCGACCACCCGTTCGGCGGCGGTGGACACCAGCACTGCGGACGCCCGAAGACCGTATCCCACGGTACGTCCCCCGGCAGGAAAGTAGGGCATATTGCGGCCCGGAGAACAGGCAAGTGGAAGAAGTGA
- a CDS encoding 30S ribosomal protein S19 — protein MAKKTQKRMPRRREEFTYRGHSVEDLKQMALSELLPLMPARARRKFDRGLSREHEKLLADLRSGDGSIRTHLRDMIIMPEMVGRTFEIHNGKEFQAVEIQPEAVFHYLGEFALTRRRVSHGSAGIGATRSSKYVPLK, from the coding sequence ATGGCAAAGAAGACACAGAAGCGAATGCCGCGGCGGCGTGAGGAGTTCACCTATCGCGGTCATTCCGTTGAAGACCTGAAGCAGATGGCTCTCTCCGAGCTGCTGCCGCTCATGCCGGCCCGGGCACGCAGGAAGTTCGACCGGGGTCTCTCCCGGGAACACGAGAAACTCCTTGCCGATCTCCGGTCGGGAGACGGGAGCATCCGCACCCATCTGCGCGACATGATCATCATGCCCGAGATGGTCGGCAGGACGTTCGAGATTCACAACGGGAAAGAGTTCCAGGCGGTGGAGATTCAGCCGGAGGCGGTCTTCCACTACCTTGGAGAGTTTGCACTGACCCGCAGGAGGGTCTCCCACGGCAGCGCCGGTATCGGTGCAACCCGGTCGAGTAAGTACGTACCGCTGAAGTGA
- a CDS encoding 50S ribosomal protein L22: MARTDYSAKIEGENIARAKANELPVSPKHSIEIARFIRKMTTSEAKAYLADVVELKKAIPFKRFNRNVAHKRGLSKWPAGRYPVKAAEAYIRLLESVEKNAEYIGLDTENLRIDHVAANTGRGLKAFFPRAMGRATPKRRETVNIEIVVTEVA; the protein is encoded by the coding sequence ATGGCAAGAACAGATTATTCAGCAAAGATCGAGGGCGAGAACATCGCTCGCGCAAAGGCGAACGAGCTTCCCGTCTCTCCCAAGCACTCGATCGAGATTGCCAGGTTCATCCGGAAGATGACCACCTCTGAAGCAAAGGCATACCTCGCCGATGTAGTGGAACTCAAGAAGGCCATCCCCTTCAAGCGGTTCAACCGGAACGTCGCCCACAAGCGGGGTCTTTCGAAGTGGCCCGCTGGCCGGTACCCGGTCAAGGCCGCGGAGGCCTACATCAGGCTGCTCGAGTCCGTCGAGAAGAACGCCGAGTACATCGGCCTTGATACCGAAAACCTCCGGATCGACCACGTCGCCGCCAACACCGGCCGTGGCCTCAAGGCGTTCTTCCCGCGTGCGATGGGTCGCGCCACCCCGAAGCGCAGAGAGACTGTGAACATCGAGATCGTCGTGACCGAGGTGGCGTAA